Proteins co-encoded in one Salvia splendens isolate huo1 chromosome 4, SspV2, whole genome shotgun sequence genomic window:
- the LOC121797708 gene encoding putative late blight resistance protein homolog R1B-16 isoform X1, which produces MLMIILTKRLMAAYAALTSLMHILDDIKHHPSPPISIDEQQAESLTQTVTSLQEFLETYNSPVANTSEADPLEIRIAEAAYAAQDVIESHIVDMIKLRKSSGAYHGQIHSGGETSTSAGSSSQSKPLMWSNYFGCLMKPINNGRKISYVDNLYRCLKKVIKDMDLVKKEAMKISVSEAQLHRSLSTSGGSSRSSIMVGFDDVSLEIMHKLTNGQDDRQLQVIPVVGLGGIGKTTLAKHVYAQPLIKVHFDVCAWVTVSQNFDIREILFELLSQANKKSKEEMSENEVGLALHKYLFNRRFIIVMDDMWSVDAWDKMQNFFPDNWNGSRIVVTTRQSQLSSQLNSNYCLRLELLDEVSSWDLFSNSVFGEESFPVELEEIGKKIVENCGGLPLAIVVVGGVLKKVEHTKECWESIRKNSSSVVNSADDDFCLNILKLSYSYLPMYLKPCFLYMGVFDEDRAVRVSTLVKLWVSEGFLRPQSGKSLETSAKEYLYELVDRNLILVHELGCTGNIKYCKVHDLLRDLCCREAGKEGFYYVTGKHKSQALNRQRCVVIPGGTSKDKAWEALRSVPLARSLVCHSMEFVPMPESKLLRTLKAYDRDRYGTHEYLLDGLFQFVNSRYLAVGVQFVGSMYDIPSSVSFLWNLHTLIIFHSTSFVASSFWMMPQLRHFESYKGALGLRRPPNGNVVIMYELQTLKGVNLLNLDWDLNFPNIKKLAINSGEFQNLESMNTLESYTNWWQVKGNTFPHSLKKLSLGSHYSNWDVNEVMLKNIGALPLLQKLKLERAHFQKGVWETSEEQFPSLQFLELKWCPLVSWITESSHFPCLEKIRLYALKELEEIPCEIGEIPTMQSIHLKYCRESVVESAKTIAEEQDELQVRVVLFNNSNNQALRRLASPNFQVEIDYF; this is translated from the exons ATGCTAATGATTATATTAACAAAG AGATTGATGGCAGCTTATGCAGCTCTGACTTCGCTCATGCATATCTTAGATGATATCAAGCATCATCCTTCCCCTCCGATTTCTATCGACGAACAACAAGCTGAATCCCTCACTCAAACTGTCACCTCCTTGCAAGAATTTCTTGAAACCTATAATTCCCCTGTTGCCAACACAAGCGAAGCCGATCCGTTAGAGATTCGTATTGCAGAGGCAGCATATGCAGCCCAAGATGTGATCGAGTCCCATATTGTGGACATGATCAAGCTGCGTAAATCCAGTGGAGCTTATCATGGACAAATACACTCGGGAGGAGAAACCAGTACTTCTGCTGGCTCCAGCTCTCAAAGTAAACCGCTCATGTGGTCCAATTACTTTGGATGTCTAATGAAGCCCATAAATAATGGCAGGAAAATCAGTTACGTCGATAATCTTTATCGATGTTTGAAGAAAGTGATAAAAGACATGGATTTGGTCAAGAAGGAGGCGATGAAGATATCTGTGTCCGAAGCTCAGCTCCACAGAAGTCTCTCAACATCTGGTGGTTCGTCGAGATCTTCCATCATGGTGGGGTTTGATGATGTATCACTTGAAATCATGCACAAGCTCACCAATGGACAAGACGATCGCCAACTCCAAGTCATCCCTGTTGTAGGCTTGGGAGGGATTGGTAAGACCACTCTCGCTAAACATGTTTATGCACAACCGTTGATTAAGGTGCATTTTGATGTTTGTGCATGGGTTACTGTTTCCCAAAATTTTGACATTAGAGAAATCCTTTTTGAGTTGCTTTCTCAAGCCAACAAAAAAAGCAAGGAAGAAATGAGTGAAAATGAAGTAGGATTAGCACTCCACAAATATTTATTCAATAGAAGGTTTATAATTGTTATGGATGACATGTGGAGTGTCGATGCATGGGATAAGATGCAAAATTTCTTTCCTGATAATTGGAATGGTAGTCGCATAGTGGTGACGACTAGGCAATCGCAGTTGAGTTCTCAATTGAACAGCAATTATTGCCTTCGATTGGAGTTATTAGATGAGGTTAGTAGCTGGGATCTATTCTCCAACTCTGTGTTTGGGGAGGAAAGTTTTCCAGTTGAATTGGAGGAAATTGGGAAGAAAATTGTAGAGAATTGCGGAGGACTTCCTTTAGCAATTGTTGTGGTGGGAGGTGTTTTGAAAAAGGTGGAACACACTAAAGAATGTTGGGAATCAATAAGAAAAAACTCAAGTTCAGTAGTGAATTCAGCTGATGATGATTTTTGCTTGAATATTCTAAAACTAAGCTACAGTTATTTGCCAATGTATTTGAAGCCATGTTTTCTATACATGGGAGTGTTTGATGAAGACCGTGCAGTTCGTGTCTCAACACTCGTCAAGTTGTGGGTTTCGGAAGGGTTTCTAAGACCACAAAGTGGGAAAAGCTTGGAAACGAGTGCAAAAGAGTACTTATATGAGCTAGTTGATAGAAATCTCATTCTAGTTCATGAGTTAGGGTGTACTGGAAACATAAAGTACTGCAAAGTTCATGATCTATTGAGAGACCTTTGTTGCAGAGAAGCTGGGAAAGAGGGCTTTTATTATGTGACAGGGAAACATAAGTCTCAGGCCTTAAATAGGCAACGTTGTGTTGTTATTCCTGGAGGCACTTCAAAGGATAAGGCTTGGGAGGCCTTACGATCTGTTCCGCTTGCTCGTTCTCTTGTATGTCATAGCATGGAATTTGTTCCGATGCCTGAGTCAAAACTGTTGAGGACATTGAAAGCTTATGATAGAGATAGATATGGAACCCATGAATATTTGTTAGATGGTCTGTTCCAGTTTGTGAACTCGCGGTATCTTGCTGTTGGAGTTCAGTTTGTTGGGAGCATGTATGATATCCCTTCTTCAGTTAGTTTTCTTTGGAATTTACACACACTGATCATTTTCCATTCTACAAGTTTTgttgcatcaagtttttggatGATGCCTCAACTTAGGCATTTTGAATCCTATAAAGGAGCACTGGGTCTACGACGTCCTCCTAATGGAAATGTTGTCATCATGTACGAACTACAAACGCTCAAAGGAGTTAATCTTTTGAATTTGGATTGGGATTTGAATTTCCCCAACATAAAGAAATTGGCAATAAATAGTGGAGAGTTTCAAAATCTCGAGTCCATGAATACACTAGAGTCCTATACTAATTGGTGGCAGGTTAAAGGGAATACCTTCCCACACTCTCTTAAGAAGTTGAGCTTGGGATCACACTACTCCAACTGGGATGTGAATGAAGTGATGCTAAAAAACATAGGTGCATTACCTCTTCTTCAGAAGCTTAAATTGGAACGAGCTCATTTCCAAAAAGGCGTGTGGGAAACGAGTGAAGAACAGTTCCCCAGCCTCCAATTCTTGGAACTCAAATGGTGTCCTTTGGTATCCTGGATAACAGAGAGCTCTCACTTTCCATGCCTTGAGAAAATTCGCCTTTACGCGTTAAAGGAATTGGAGGAGATCCCTTGTGAAATTGGTGAAATACCAACGATGCAATCAATTCACTTGAAATATTGCAGGGAATCAGTGGTGGAGTCTGCCAAGACGATAGCAGAGGAGCAAGATGAATTACAAGTTCGAGTTGTGCTCTTCAACAACAGCAACAACCAAGCGCTACGGAGACTCGCAAGCCCCAACTTTCAAGTTGAGATAGACTATTTTTAA
- the LOC121797708 gene encoding putative late blight resistance protein homolog R1B-16 isoform X2: MAAYAALTSLMHILDDIKHHPSPPISIDEQQAESLTQTVTSLQEFLETYNSPVANTSEADPLEIRIAEAAYAAQDVIESHIVDMIKLRKSSGAYHGQIHSGGETSTSAGSSSQSKPLMWSNYFGCLMKPINNGRKISYVDNLYRCLKKVIKDMDLVKKEAMKISVSEAQLHRSLSTSGGSSRSSIMVGFDDVSLEIMHKLTNGQDDRQLQVIPVVGLGGIGKTTLAKHVYAQPLIKVHFDVCAWVTVSQNFDIREILFELLSQANKKSKEEMSENEVGLALHKYLFNRRFIIVMDDMWSVDAWDKMQNFFPDNWNGSRIVVTTRQSQLSSQLNSNYCLRLELLDEVSSWDLFSNSVFGEESFPVELEEIGKKIVENCGGLPLAIVVVGGVLKKVEHTKECWESIRKNSSSVVNSADDDFCLNILKLSYSYLPMYLKPCFLYMGVFDEDRAVRVSTLVKLWVSEGFLRPQSGKSLETSAKEYLYELVDRNLILVHELGCTGNIKYCKVHDLLRDLCCREAGKEGFYYVTGKHKSQALNRQRCVVIPGGTSKDKAWEALRSVPLARSLVCHSMEFVPMPESKLLRTLKAYDRDRYGTHEYLLDGLFQFVNSRYLAVGVQFVGSMYDIPSSVSFLWNLHTLIIFHSTSFVASSFWMMPQLRHFESYKGALGLRRPPNGNVVIMYELQTLKGVNLLNLDWDLNFPNIKKLAINSGEFQNLESMNTLESYTNWWQVKGNTFPHSLKKLSLGSHYSNWDVNEVMLKNIGALPLLQKLKLERAHFQKGVWETSEEQFPSLQFLELKWCPLVSWITESSHFPCLEKIRLYALKELEEIPCEIGEIPTMQSIHLKYCRESVVESAKTIAEEQDELQVRVVLFNNSNNQALRRLASPNFQVEIDYF; this comes from the coding sequence ATGGCAGCTTATGCAGCTCTGACTTCGCTCATGCATATCTTAGATGATATCAAGCATCATCCTTCCCCTCCGATTTCTATCGACGAACAACAAGCTGAATCCCTCACTCAAACTGTCACCTCCTTGCAAGAATTTCTTGAAACCTATAATTCCCCTGTTGCCAACACAAGCGAAGCCGATCCGTTAGAGATTCGTATTGCAGAGGCAGCATATGCAGCCCAAGATGTGATCGAGTCCCATATTGTGGACATGATCAAGCTGCGTAAATCCAGTGGAGCTTATCATGGACAAATACACTCGGGAGGAGAAACCAGTACTTCTGCTGGCTCCAGCTCTCAAAGTAAACCGCTCATGTGGTCCAATTACTTTGGATGTCTAATGAAGCCCATAAATAATGGCAGGAAAATCAGTTACGTCGATAATCTTTATCGATGTTTGAAGAAAGTGATAAAAGACATGGATTTGGTCAAGAAGGAGGCGATGAAGATATCTGTGTCCGAAGCTCAGCTCCACAGAAGTCTCTCAACATCTGGTGGTTCGTCGAGATCTTCCATCATGGTGGGGTTTGATGATGTATCACTTGAAATCATGCACAAGCTCACCAATGGACAAGACGATCGCCAACTCCAAGTCATCCCTGTTGTAGGCTTGGGAGGGATTGGTAAGACCACTCTCGCTAAACATGTTTATGCACAACCGTTGATTAAGGTGCATTTTGATGTTTGTGCATGGGTTACTGTTTCCCAAAATTTTGACATTAGAGAAATCCTTTTTGAGTTGCTTTCTCAAGCCAACAAAAAAAGCAAGGAAGAAATGAGTGAAAATGAAGTAGGATTAGCACTCCACAAATATTTATTCAATAGAAGGTTTATAATTGTTATGGATGACATGTGGAGTGTCGATGCATGGGATAAGATGCAAAATTTCTTTCCTGATAATTGGAATGGTAGTCGCATAGTGGTGACGACTAGGCAATCGCAGTTGAGTTCTCAATTGAACAGCAATTATTGCCTTCGATTGGAGTTATTAGATGAGGTTAGTAGCTGGGATCTATTCTCCAACTCTGTGTTTGGGGAGGAAAGTTTTCCAGTTGAATTGGAGGAAATTGGGAAGAAAATTGTAGAGAATTGCGGAGGACTTCCTTTAGCAATTGTTGTGGTGGGAGGTGTTTTGAAAAAGGTGGAACACACTAAAGAATGTTGGGAATCAATAAGAAAAAACTCAAGTTCAGTAGTGAATTCAGCTGATGATGATTTTTGCTTGAATATTCTAAAACTAAGCTACAGTTATTTGCCAATGTATTTGAAGCCATGTTTTCTATACATGGGAGTGTTTGATGAAGACCGTGCAGTTCGTGTCTCAACACTCGTCAAGTTGTGGGTTTCGGAAGGGTTTCTAAGACCACAAAGTGGGAAAAGCTTGGAAACGAGTGCAAAAGAGTACTTATATGAGCTAGTTGATAGAAATCTCATTCTAGTTCATGAGTTAGGGTGTACTGGAAACATAAAGTACTGCAAAGTTCATGATCTATTGAGAGACCTTTGTTGCAGAGAAGCTGGGAAAGAGGGCTTTTATTATGTGACAGGGAAACATAAGTCTCAGGCCTTAAATAGGCAACGTTGTGTTGTTATTCCTGGAGGCACTTCAAAGGATAAGGCTTGGGAGGCCTTACGATCTGTTCCGCTTGCTCGTTCTCTTGTATGTCATAGCATGGAATTTGTTCCGATGCCTGAGTCAAAACTGTTGAGGACATTGAAAGCTTATGATAGAGATAGATATGGAACCCATGAATATTTGTTAGATGGTCTGTTCCAGTTTGTGAACTCGCGGTATCTTGCTGTTGGAGTTCAGTTTGTTGGGAGCATGTATGATATCCCTTCTTCAGTTAGTTTTCTTTGGAATTTACACACACTGATCATTTTCCATTCTACAAGTTTTgttgcatcaagtttttggatGATGCCTCAACTTAGGCATTTTGAATCCTATAAAGGAGCACTGGGTCTACGACGTCCTCCTAATGGAAATGTTGTCATCATGTACGAACTACAAACGCTCAAAGGAGTTAATCTTTTGAATTTGGATTGGGATTTGAATTTCCCCAACATAAAGAAATTGGCAATAAATAGTGGAGAGTTTCAAAATCTCGAGTCCATGAATACACTAGAGTCCTATACTAATTGGTGGCAGGTTAAAGGGAATACCTTCCCACACTCTCTTAAGAAGTTGAGCTTGGGATCACACTACTCCAACTGGGATGTGAATGAAGTGATGCTAAAAAACATAGGTGCATTACCTCTTCTTCAGAAGCTTAAATTGGAACGAGCTCATTTCCAAAAAGGCGTGTGGGAAACGAGTGAAGAACAGTTCCCCAGCCTCCAATTCTTGGAACTCAAATGGTGTCCTTTGGTATCCTGGATAACAGAGAGCTCTCACTTTCCATGCCTTGAGAAAATTCGCCTTTACGCGTTAAAGGAATTGGAGGAGATCCCTTGTGAAATTGGTGAAATACCAACGATGCAATCAATTCACTTGAAATATTGCAGGGAATCAGTGGTGGAGTCTGCCAAGACGATAGCAGAGGAGCAAGATGAATTACAAGTTCGAGTTGTGCTCTTCAACAACAGCAACAACCAAGCGCTACGGAGACTCGCAAGCCCCAACTTTCAAGTTGAGATAGACTATTTTTAA
- the LOC121797708 gene encoding putative late blight resistance protein homolog R1B-16 isoform X3 yields the protein MIKLRKSSGAYHGQIHSGGETSTSAGSSSQSKPLMWSNYFGCLMKPINNGRKISYVDNLYRCLKKVIKDMDLVKKEAMKISVSEAQLHRSLSTSGGSSRSSIMVGFDDVSLEIMHKLTNGQDDRQLQVIPVVGLGGIGKTTLAKHVYAQPLIKVHFDVCAWVTVSQNFDIREILFELLSQANKKSKEEMSENEVGLALHKYLFNRRFIIVMDDMWSVDAWDKMQNFFPDNWNGSRIVVTTRQSQLSSQLNSNYCLRLELLDEVSSWDLFSNSVFGEESFPVELEEIGKKIVENCGGLPLAIVVVGGVLKKVEHTKECWESIRKNSSSVVNSADDDFCLNILKLSYSYLPMYLKPCFLYMGVFDEDRAVRVSTLVKLWVSEGFLRPQSGKSLETSAKEYLYELVDRNLILVHELGCTGNIKYCKVHDLLRDLCCREAGKEGFYYVTGKHKSQALNRQRCVVIPGGTSKDKAWEALRSVPLARSLVCHSMEFVPMPESKLLRTLKAYDRDRYGTHEYLLDGLFQFVNSRYLAVGVQFVGSMYDIPSSVSFLWNLHTLIIFHSTSFVASSFWMMPQLRHFESYKGALGLRRPPNGNVVIMYELQTLKGVNLLNLDWDLNFPNIKKLAINSGEFQNLESMNTLESYTNWWQVKGNTFPHSLKKLSLGSHYSNWDVNEVMLKNIGALPLLQKLKLERAHFQKGVWETSEEQFPSLQFLELKWCPLVSWITESSHFPCLEKIRLYALKELEEIPCEIGEIPTMQSIHLKYCRESVVESAKTIAEEQDELQVRVVLFNNSNNQALRRLASPNFQVEIDYF from the coding sequence ATGATCAAGCTGCGTAAATCCAGTGGAGCTTATCATGGACAAATACACTCGGGAGGAGAAACCAGTACTTCTGCTGGCTCCAGCTCTCAAAGTAAACCGCTCATGTGGTCCAATTACTTTGGATGTCTAATGAAGCCCATAAATAATGGCAGGAAAATCAGTTACGTCGATAATCTTTATCGATGTTTGAAGAAAGTGATAAAAGACATGGATTTGGTCAAGAAGGAGGCGATGAAGATATCTGTGTCCGAAGCTCAGCTCCACAGAAGTCTCTCAACATCTGGTGGTTCGTCGAGATCTTCCATCATGGTGGGGTTTGATGATGTATCACTTGAAATCATGCACAAGCTCACCAATGGACAAGACGATCGCCAACTCCAAGTCATCCCTGTTGTAGGCTTGGGAGGGATTGGTAAGACCACTCTCGCTAAACATGTTTATGCACAACCGTTGATTAAGGTGCATTTTGATGTTTGTGCATGGGTTACTGTTTCCCAAAATTTTGACATTAGAGAAATCCTTTTTGAGTTGCTTTCTCAAGCCAACAAAAAAAGCAAGGAAGAAATGAGTGAAAATGAAGTAGGATTAGCACTCCACAAATATTTATTCAATAGAAGGTTTATAATTGTTATGGATGACATGTGGAGTGTCGATGCATGGGATAAGATGCAAAATTTCTTTCCTGATAATTGGAATGGTAGTCGCATAGTGGTGACGACTAGGCAATCGCAGTTGAGTTCTCAATTGAACAGCAATTATTGCCTTCGATTGGAGTTATTAGATGAGGTTAGTAGCTGGGATCTATTCTCCAACTCTGTGTTTGGGGAGGAAAGTTTTCCAGTTGAATTGGAGGAAATTGGGAAGAAAATTGTAGAGAATTGCGGAGGACTTCCTTTAGCAATTGTTGTGGTGGGAGGTGTTTTGAAAAAGGTGGAACACACTAAAGAATGTTGGGAATCAATAAGAAAAAACTCAAGTTCAGTAGTGAATTCAGCTGATGATGATTTTTGCTTGAATATTCTAAAACTAAGCTACAGTTATTTGCCAATGTATTTGAAGCCATGTTTTCTATACATGGGAGTGTTTGATGAAGACCGTGCAGTTCGTGTCTCAACACTCGTCAAGTTGTGGGTTTCGGAAGGGTTTCTAAGACCACAAAGTGGGAAAAGCTTGGAAACGAGTGCAAAAGAGTACTTATATGAGCTAGTTGATAGAAATCTCATTCTAGTTCATGAGTTAGGGTGTACTGGAAACATAAAGTACTGCAAAGTTCATGATCTATTGAGAGACCTTTGTTGCAGAGAAGCTGGGAAAGAGGGCTTTTATTATGTGACAGGGAAACATAAGTCTCAGGCCTTAAATAGGCAACGTTGTGTTGTTATTCCTGGAGGCACTTCAAAGGATAAGGCTTGGGAGGCCTTACGATCTGTTCCGCTTGCTCGTTCTCTTGTATGTCATAGCATGGAATTTGTTCCGATGCCTGAGTCAAAACTGTTGAGGACATTGAAAGCTTATGATAGAGATAGATATGGAACCCATGAATATTTGTTAGATGGTCTGTTCCAGTTTGTGAACTCGCGGTATCTTGCTGTTGGAGTTCAGTTTGTTGGGAGCATGTATGATATCCCTTCTTCAGTTAGTTTTCTTTGGAATTTACACACACTGATCATTTTCCATTCTACAAGTTTTgttgcatcaagtttttggatGATGCCTCAACTTAGGCATTTTGAATCCTATAAAGGAGCACTGGGTCTACGACGTCCTCCTAATGGAAATGTTGTCATCATGTACGAACTACAAACGCTCAAAGGAGTTAATCTTTTGAATTTGGATTGGGATTTGAATTTCCCCAACATAAAGAAATTGGCAATAAATAGTGGAGAGTTTCAAAATCTCGAGTCCATGAATACACTAGAGTCCTATACTAATTGGTGGCAGGTTAAAGGGAATACCTTCCCACACTCTCTTAAGAAGTTGAGCTTGGGATCACACTACTCCAACTGGGATGTGAATGAAGTGATGCTAAAAAACATAGGTGCATTACCTCTTCTTCAGAAGCTTAAATTGGAACGAGCTCATTTCCAAAAAGGCGTGTGGGAAACGAGTGAAGAACAGTTCCCCAGCCTCCAATTCTTGGAACTCAAATGGTGTCCTTTGGTATCCTGGATAACAGAGAGCTCTCACTTTCCATGCCTTGAGAAAATTCGCCTTTACGCGTTAAAGGAATTGGAGGAGATCCCTTGTGAAATTGGTGAAATACCAACGATGCAATCAATTCACTTGAAATATTGCAGGGAATCAGTGGTGGAGTCTGCCAAGACGATAGCAGAGGAGCAAGATGAATTACAAGTTCGAGTTGTGCTCTTCAACAACAGCAACAACCAAGCGCTACGGAGACTCGCAAGCCCCAACTTTCAAGTTGAGATAGACTATTTTTAA